The following proteins come from a genomic window of Gossypium raimondii isolate GPD5lz chromosome 5, ASM2569854v1, whole genome shotgun sequence:
- the LOC105765858 gene encoding cytochrome P450 CYP82D47, translated as MDLLDLSIFGYALVLGITLLFLYTKLKKSSSGSSGKAPPVAAGAWPIIGHLPLLGGPKAPHESLGDLGEKYGPAYMIRIGVHPALVVNSSDVAKEIFTVNDMYVSSRSEFAAAEHLGYNYAMFGFSPYGQFWREMRKITMLEVLSNHRIDQLKKVFVSEIEGSMKLLYNTWADKKNGSGKVLVEMKKHFSDLTLNVIMRTVAGKRYSVGAEEDQKEVLRYRTALRDFFHLTGMFVLGDAVPFLRWLDFGGYEKKMKKTAKALDEISGGWLDDHRKGGHWDENKKEKDFMDVMNSVLKGASLAGYDADTINKATSLNMILAGSDTTTVTLIWGLSLMLNKPHVLKKAQEELDTHIGRDRFVNETDIGKLVYIQAIVKETLRMYPPAPLSAPRELSESCSIGGYDIPKGTRLIINLHKIQRDPKKWPEPSEFKPERFLTTHKDIDVKGQHFELMPFGSGRRSCPGTSFALHMLYLTMSNFLHAFDFSTPSNGLIDLTGTDGLTNIKSTPLQALVSPRLAPELYN; from the exons ATGGATCTTCTTGATCTCTCTATTTTTGGCTATGCACTAGTCTTAGGCATTACGCTACTGTTTTTGTACACCAAACTCAAAAAGTCTAGCTCAGGAAGCAGCGGCAAAGCTCCACCGGTAGCAGCCGGTGCATGGCCAATAATCGGTCACCTCCCGCTATTAGGGGGACCCAAGGCCCCTCATGAATCGTTGGGAGacttgggtgagaaatatggacCTGCTTACATGATCCGGATCGGTGTTCATCCAGCCCTGGTGGTGAATTCGAGTGATGTAGCCAAGGAAATCTTCACTGTCAATGATATGTATGTTTCCTCCCGTTCCGAATTTGCCGCCGCTGAACACTTGGGTTACAATTATGCCATGTTTGGCTTCTCTCCTTACGGACAATTCTGGCGGGAAATGCGCAAAATAACAATGTTGGAGGTGCTATCCAATCACAGGATCGATCAACTCAAGAAAGTTTTTGTCTCGGAGATAGAAGGCTCAATGAAACTATTATATAATACGTGGGCTGACAAAAAAAATGGCTCTGGTAAGGTGTTGGTTGAGATGAAGAAACACTTTTCGGACTTGACTTTGAACGTTATTATGAGGACGGTTGCTGGGAAGAGGTACAGCGTTGGTGCGGAGGAAGACCAGAAAGAGGTGTTGAGATATCGTACGGCTTTACGAGATTTCTTTCACTTGACAGGGATGTTTGTGCTGGGAGATGCAGTCCCTTTCCTCCGATGGCTGGATTTTGGCGGCTatgagaagaagatgaagaaaactGCTAAAGCGTTGGATGAAATTTCCGGGGGATGGCTAGATGACCACAGAAAGGGTGGACATTgggatgaaaataaaaaggagaagGATTTCATGGATGTAATGAACTCTGTTCTTAAAGGTGCAAGTCTTGCAGGTTATGATGCTGACACCATCAACAAAGCCACTTCCCTG AATATGATTTTAGCAGGCAGTGACACCACAACAGTTACATTAATATGGGGTCTTTCCCTAATGTTAAACAAACCTCATGTACTCAAAAAGGCTCAAGAAGAACTAGACACCCATATTGGCAGGGATAGGTTTGTGAATGAAACAGACATCGGCAAATTGGTGTACATCCAAGCCATAGTTAAAGAGACATTAAGAATGTATCCACCTGCACCCCTTTCAGCGCCCCGTGAGCTCAGTGAAAGTTGTTCCATTGGAGGCTATGACATCCCCAAAGGCACTCGGTTAATTATAAACCTTCACAAGATCCAAAGGGATCCTAAAAAATGGCCAGAACCATCGGAATTTAAGCCCGAGAGGTTTCTCACTACCCACAAAGATATCGATGTTAAGGGTCAGCATTTTGAATTGATGCCCTTTGGTAGTGGTAGGAGGAGCTGTCCTGGTACATCGTTTGCACTTCATATGTTGTACTTGACCATGTCTAATTTCTTGCACGCCTTCGATTTCTCAACGCCATCCAATGGTTTGATTGACTTGACTGGCACCGATGGATTGACCAACATTAAATCTACCCCACTTCAAGCACTGGTCTCACCTCGTCTTGCTCCTGAGCTTTATAACTAA
- the LOC128041041 gene encoding uncharacterized protein LOC128041041 produces MAVIALTKILDAGFAGLSVVRHFLKESPKDLNLHIDLYDEMGIGGGAPGLSGGLLHPYSPNVKLLWRGAECWEECMKVLSIAEQAVSSEKDLVSLSGEFD; encoded by the exons ATGGCTGTTATAGCTTTAACAAAAA TTCTTGATGCTGGTTTTGCTGGTCTGTCCGTTGTTAGGCATTTTCTCAAG GAGAGTCCGAAGGATTTGAACCTACACATTGACTTGTATGATGAAATGGGGATTGGTGGAGGCGCTCCAGGACTCTCTGGAGGACTCCTCCACCCCTATTCTCCTAACG TTAAGCTTCTATGGAGAGGTGCCGAGTGCTGGGAAGAATGTATGAAGGTCTTAAGCATTGCAGAACAAGCCGTTAGTTCCGAGAAAGATTTGGTTTCCTTAAGTGGTGAATTTGATTAA